The DNA sequence GCGAGTGTGCCGGCGGGAATCCGTGCACGAAGCAACGAAGATCGGCCCCCACTCGGGCATGGGCGATGCCTTAGGTGAGGACGAGAGGCAGCCCCGGTTCGCGCCGACCCTCGGCAGGGATCCGGGGTCGACATCCTCAAAAGGGAGAAGACAACATGCTCCGTCGCGTCCGGTTCCCGCAGCGTCTTGCGCTCAGCTTTGCCCTTCTGCTTGCCGCGGCGGGTTGCTCCAATTTGCCGACGCAGGTGCTGGCGCCGACCCAGCCCGAGTCCGGCGCGACCGCCACGGACGGAGCATCGGTCCAAGTGCCGGGCCACCTCGGTGGGTCCAGCACAAGCGCCAACTCAAAGACCGCAGTCATCGGTATCCTCGGAGGCGTTGTCTCCGTAGGCGACTTCACCGTTGTGATTCCCCCGGCGGCGCTCACCCGCACCGCGAAGGTTACCGTGACGCAACCGGACCTCGCGCACCCGGTGGTCAGCCTGAGCATCTCGCCGGCGTCGGCGAACCGATTCCTGGTGCCGGTTCTCCTGACCGCGCGCTCGAGCCGCCTGGACAGCTCGCTTCTCTCCCAGGCCTACATGAGCTACTTGAACCCTGCGACCGGGAAGTGGGAGGAGGTGCCGGGCTGCTCGGCGAGCCTCCTCGACCTCACCCTCACGGCGCCGCTCTCGCACTTCTCGACCTACCGTGTCTCTACGGACGGTAAGGCCGGCTGGTAAGGACGCCGCTTCGATAAGGCCCCGACCGAAGGGCCCGGCGTGTGGCGACGTGGCCAGCGCCGGGCCCTCGCTTTCTACGCGCGACCCTCCAGAACGCACAGGGGGATCTCCTCGTCTTCGCCGGGGACCTTCACCATGCGCCCGAACTTGAGCCCGATCTTCTCGAGGACTCGGATCGAGCGATGGTTGGCGGCTGAAACAATCGCGACGATCCGCTTCACGACACAGCGGAAGCCACCGCGTTCAGCAGGCGGTCGGCGTCTTCTTGGCTGTTGTGGAGGTGGGGGGAGATGCGGAGCGACGACCCGCGCATGCTGGTGATGACCCTTGCCTCCTCCAGCGCCACCGCCGTTCGTCGGGCCGCCGCGGGCGGAAGCTCGAGGCCGAGCATGTGCGGTGCGCGCGCGGACGGAGGGGGGACCGTCAGGCCCAACGACTCCGCCCGTCGGGCGATCGCGTTCGTTCGCGCCTGCAGGGTCGCCGCGATCCGGGGAACGGTCCAGTCCAGGAGCTGCTGGATCGCCGCCATCGCCATGGGCGTGAGCTGAAAGTTCGTGCGCTGACCGACGTCGAATCGCCGCGCGCCCGGCAGGTATTCGTCGTGGTAGTCGACCAGCTGGGTGAAGTCCTCGGCGCCGGCCCGCGAAATCCAGTTCTCCTCCAAGGGCTCCCCGTCGTGGAGACCAGGGTCAAGATAGAGAAAGCCGAGGCTGAAGGGTCCGAGGAGCCATTTGTAGCCTACCGCCACCATCGCGTCGGGCTTGAGGGAGGCGACATCGAGCGGTATCGCGCCCAGGGACTGGCTCGCGTCGATGATGAACGCCGACCCGGCCTCACGCAGGGCAAGCGACACGCGCTGCAGGTCAACGAAGGCCCCATTCGTCCAGTGCACGTTGGGGATCGAAGCGACAGCCACGCGCTCGTCGATGGCGTCCAGGATCGCCTCGGTCCAGCTCTGTCCGGGCTCGCGGCGGACCACGAGCAATTCCGCGCCCGTCCGCCGGGCGAAGCGCTGCCACGAGTAGTAGCTCGACGGGAACTCCTGATCGAGCACGAGAACGTGATCCCCGGGCCCCGCCCTGAGATTGCGCGCCGCGACCGAAAGTCCATAGCTGGTCGCGGGGACCAATGCCACGTCATCGGCTGTTCCGCCGATGAGCTGCGCGAACCGCGAGCGGAGCTGCTCGGCGTCGGAGAACCAGTCCGGAGCCGAGATCGTCCAGGGCCGGGCGCGCCGGGCGAGCGCCTCCTCTCCAGCCGCGCGAACACTCAGCAAGAGTGGCGAGAGGGCGGCGGTGTTGAAGTAGGCGACCTCGTCGTCGACTTCGAATTTCGCCCGCTGGTCGGAAAGAAGCTGGGCACGCTCCGCCACCATGTCCGCGCTATCCTGTCCCGATCCTGCGTCGCAGGAATCGGTCAGGGGACCCGGGGAAATGCCGATGGCATCCGCTGAGGCACTGGCATGGGGTCCGCCCGGGAGAAAGGCGTTGCGGTGCGAGACGGCTGCGCTCCGCGAACCGAATTGGCACGGGGGTATCTTGCGGCTTGGCGCGAGGGGTTTCAACCTGATCGAGCTGATGGTGGTTGTCGCTGTCTTGGGCGTCCTTTTCTCAATCGCGATTCCCAACCGATCCCCGCTCCCCCTCGAGCTTCGGAGCCACTGAGGTCTCCCGACGACCTAAGAGCCTGCCGGGTATTTCGTTGGCCCGGTCGGCGGCCGCCATCGAGCCCGGGCACGACCCCTCGATATTTTTTGTGGCAGGAAGAGGAATTGGTTCGATCCACAGGGTCGTGACGCGC is a window from the Candidatus Eisenbacteria bacterium genome containing:
- a CDS encoding aminotransferase class V-fold PLP-dependent enzyme, with the translated sequence MVAERAQLLSDQRAKFEVDDEVAYFNTAALSPLLLSVRAAGEEALARRARPWTISAPDWFSDAEQLRSRFAQLIGGTADDVALVPATSYGLSVAARNLRAGPGDHVLVLDQEFPSSYYSWQRFARRTGAELLVVRREPGQSWTEAILDAIDERVAVASIPNVHWTNGAFVDLQRVSLALREAGSAFIIDASQSLGAIPLDVASLKPDAMVAVGYKWLLGPFSLGFLYLDPGLHDGEPLEENWISRAGAEDFTQLVDYHDEYLPGARRFDVGQRTNFQLTPMAMAAIQQLLDWTVPRIAATLQARTNAIARRAESLGLTVPPPSARAPHMLGLELPPAAARRTAVALEEARVITSMRGSSLRISPHLHNSQEDADRLLNAVASAVS
- a CDS encoding prepilin-type N-terminal cleavage/methylation domain-containing protein; its protein translation is MASAEALAWGPPGRKALRCETAALREPNWHGGILRLGARGFNLIELMVVVAVLGVLFSIAIPNRSPLPLELRSH